One Phycisphaerae bacterium genomic region harbors:
- the larE gene encoding ATP-dependent sacrificial sulfur transferase LarE: MIDIDSQLDEKLQRARTNLTELGKAAVAFSGGVDSSCLLKLALDTLGRDNVVAISAVGPVFPAYQQEQARRIASGLHARHLELLVEVQRLPEFVRNTPQRCYHCKTFLMTRIRNLAREQGFEHVLAAENADDALDYRPGHRALQELGVHTPLKDAQISKAEIRVLSRQWGLPNWAEPPSPCLASRVAYGQTITTELLQQIDQAEAFLRAEGFEPVRVRVHGPVARLELAAGQIARAAELPMREKIEEKLRELGFAFTAVDLAGYRYGNLNRLLPQTAEPQ; the protein is encoded by the coding sequence ATGATCGATATCGATTCACAGCTCGATGAAAAGCTCCAGCGGGCCAGGACGAACCTGACCGAGTTGGGCAAAGCGGCCGTCGCCTTCTCCGGCGGCGTCGACAGTTCATGCCTTCTGAAGCTTGCCCTCGATACCCTCGGCCGCGACAACGTGGTGGCCATCAGCGCGGTCGGACCGGTGTTTCCCGCCTATCAGCAGGAACAGGCAAGGCGGATCGCCTCCGGCCTTCACGCGAGGCATCTCGAGTTGCTGGTCGAGGTCCAGCGGTTGCCCGAATTCGTTCGGAACACGCCGCAGCGATGCTATCACTGCAAAACGTTCCTTATGACCCGGATCAGGAATCTGGCCCGCGAGCAGGGCTTTGAGCACGTTCTGGCCGCTGAGAACGCCGACGACGCGCTCGACTACCGGCCGGGCCACCGAGCCCTGCAGGAACTGGGCGTCCACACCCCGCTCAAGGATGCACAGATTTCCAAAGCGGAGATCCGCGTGCTGTCGCGGCAATGGGGGTTGCCCAACTGGGCGGAACCGCCCAGCCCGTGCCTGGCTTCGCGGGTGGCCTACGGCCAGACGATCACCACCGAACTGCTCCAGCAGATCGACCAGGCTGAAGCTTTCCTGCGGGCTGAGGGCTTCGAGCCGGTTCGCGTCCGCGTCCACGGGCCGGTGGCCAGGCTCGAACTGGCCGCCGGGCAGATCGCCCGCGCCGCTGAACTGCCGATGCGGGAGAAGATCGAGGAGAAGCTGCGGGAACTGGGCTTTGCCTTCACCGCCGTCGATCTGGCCGGCTACCGCTACGGAAACCTCAACAGACTCTTGCCACAGACCGCCGAACCGCAATAA
- a CDS encoding methyltransferase domain-containing protein: MAPGMKEPITRKIYNIQSHFYDELLGNMIRRRQGSALSRMNIRSGDKVLDIGIGTGVSLEMYPRHCQIVGIDISEGMLSKAVQRVRETGRDNASLVIADAMNMPFPDSTFDHILISHVITVVSDPIRLLEHIKRVGKPNCRIVIINHFQSGYRPMAWLEKVLSPVCVHLGWRSDLNLHELLQQADLEVDFRYKVRNLDLWEIVFMRNNKPRLGCLETAMRRTPPLPMAISDVLAPAPVPARI; encoded by the coding sequence ATGGCGCCGGGAATGAAAGAACCCATCACGCGGAAGATATACAACATTCAGTCGCACTTCTACGACGAGCTGCTGGGCAACATGATCCGTCGCCGTCAGGGCAGTGCGCTGTCCCGGATGAACATCCGTTCGGGCGACAAGGTGCTGGATATCGGCATCGGCACGGGCGTCTCACTCGAGATGTATCCCAGGCACTGCCAGATCGTCGGGATCGACATCTCCGAAGGCATGCTCTCAAAAGCGGTTCAGCGGGTCCGCGAGACCGGTCGCGACAACGCCTCCCTGGTCATCGCCGACGCCATGAACATGCCCTTTCCCGACAGCACCTTCGATCACATCCTGATCAGCCACGTCATCACGGTCGTCTCCGACCCGATCCGCCTGCTCGAACACATCAAGCGGGTTGGCAAACCCAACTGTCGGATCGTCATCATCAACCATTTCCAGTCGGGCTACCGGCCGATGGCCTGGCTCGAAAAGGTGCTCTCGCCGGTCTGCGTCCATCTGGGCTGGCGAAGCGATCTGAACCTCCACGAATTGCTCCAGCAGGCCGATCTGGAGGTCGATTTCCGCTACAAAGTCCGTAACCTGGACCTCTGGGAAATCGTCTTCATGCGGAACAACAAGCCGCGCCTCGGCTGCCTGGAGACCGCGATGCGCCGCACCCCGCCGCTGCCCATGGCAATCTCCGATGTGCTGGCGCCCGCCCCGGTTCCGGCGAGGATATAA